In Bacteroidota bacterium, a single window of DNA contains:
- a CDS encoding cyanophycinase, giving the protein MIPKGKLISIGGAEDKGTEPEPNFTQKNNLNFFELQILSRIVTEAGGQDAYIEVITSASSIPEEIGQNYLDAFKKLGCTNIRVMDIRKREDAMQPDMIDRIKKCHSVMFSGGNQLRLSSIFGGTEFLEILTHRFMHEETFIIAGTSAGAMAMSNTMIYQGSSSEALFKGEVKITTGLAFIKDVIIDSHFVTRNRFGRLTQAVAANPSCIGIGLGEDTGVLITEGRYMEAIGSGLIIVIDGHNIRHNNIADLKEGSPLSIENLTVHVMAKGNHYDLKSRKFYSEVFVKS; this is encoded by the coding sequence ATGATTCCTAAGGGAAAGCTTATCTCCATTGGTGGAGCAGAAGATAAAGGGACTGAACCGGAACCGAATTTCACTCAAAAGAATAACCTCAATTTTTTTGAATTACAGATTCTAAGCAGAATAGTCACTGAGGCCGGCGGTCAGGATGCATACATAGAAGTGATCACGAGTGCTTCTTCAATTCCTGAAGAAATTGGTCAGAATTATCTTGATGCGTTTAAGAAATTAGGTTGTACGAATATTCGTGTTATGGATATCCGTAAGCGTGAAGATGCAATGCAACCTGACATGATTGACAGAATAAAAAAATGTCATAGTGTAATGTTTAGTGGCGGAAATCAACTTCGCCTCTCTTCTATTTTTGGCGGAACAGAATTTCTGGAAATTCTGACACATCGTTTTATGCATGAAGAAACATTTATCATAGCAGGAACGAGTGCCGGAGCAATGGCTATGTCGAATACGATGATCTATCAAGGCAGTAGTTCAGAAGCATTATTTAAAGGCGAAGTAAAGATCACTACCGGACTTGCGTTTATAAAAGATGTGATCATTGATTCGCATTTTGTAACAAGAAACCGATTTGGTCGACTTACACAAGCAGTTGCTGCAAATCCATCCTGCATAGGAATCGGTCTTGGTGAAGATACTGGTGTATTGATAACAGAAGGACGTTACATGGAAGCCATTGGTAGCGGTCTCATTATAGTTATAGATGGTCACAACATTCGTCACAATAACATAGCCGATCTGAAAGAAGGTTCACCTCTATCAATTGAAAACCTGACCGTCCATGTAATGGCAAAAGGCAATCATTATGATTTGAAATCGAGGAAGTTTTATTCGGAGGTTTTTGTTAAGTCGTAA
- a CDS encoding HipA domain-containing protein codes for MNFTELKYCPSTMAEGFTTYSPAAIRNMFYGKKVNHILEFNPPEMDDEVAEQFRMNSKITSISGAQFKQSFILEKNKLRLSKENEKGQYILKPIPSRQPFSKVEELPANEHLTMQIAKQAYNIKTAESALLFFKNGEPAYITKRFDIGEDGSKIAQEDFATLSGRSKEIDGKFYKTKGSYEDMAQVMKKYVSAFIPEVEKYFQLIIFNYLFSNEDAHLKNFSLRQTSEGDYVLSPAYDLTNTIIHIPDDSFFALEDGLFSNNFETESFKVLGYFAYDDFYEFGIKIGVRKNRLVGILDKYRLENQKVLALINRSFLSDPVKELYRKQYLERLKMLNTSFSKLI; via the coding sequence ATGAATTTTACGGAATTGAAATATTGTCCCAGCACAATGGCAGAAGGTTTTACAACTTATAGCCCGGCGGCAATTCGTAATATGTTTTATGGAAAAAAAGTAAACCATATTCTTGAATTTAATCCTCCTGAAATGGATGATGAAGTTGCTGAGCAATTTCGAATGAATAGTAAAATTACTTCCATAAGTGGAGCACAATTTAAGCAGTCATTCATTCTTGAAAAGAATAAACTTCGTCTTTCAAAGGAAAACGAAAAAGGTCAATACATTTTAAAACCAATTCCCTCAAGACAGCCTTTTTCTAAAGTTGAAGAGTTGCCTGCAAACGAACATTTAACTATGCAAATTGCAAAACAAGCTTACAATATTAAGACTGCTGAAAGTGCATTGTTGTTCTTTAAGAACGGAGAACCTGCCTATATTACAAAGAGATTTGATATCGGTGAAGATGGAAGTAAAATAGCTCAGGAAGATTTTGCTACGCTTTCAGGAAGATCAAAAGAAATTGATGGAAAGTTTTACAAGACGAAAGGGAGTTATGAGGATATGGCGCAGGTCATGAAAAAATATGTTTCCGCATTCATTCCGGAAGTAGAAAAATATTTTCAATTAATTATATTTAATTATCTTTTTAGTAATGAAGATGCACACTTGAAAAATTTTTCATTGAGACAAACAAGCGAAGGGGATTATGTTTTAAGCCCTGCTTACGATTTGACAAATACAATCATTCATATACCTGATGATTCTTTTTTTGCACTTGAGGATGGCTTGTTCTCGAATAATTTTGAAACTGAAAGTTTCAAGGTACTAGGCTATTTTGCTTATGATGATTTTTACGAGTTTGGAATAAAAATAGGAGTCCGGAAAAACCGACTTGTCGGCATTCTGGATAAATATAGATTAGAAAATCAAAAAGTACTTGCATTGATAAACCGATCATTTTTGTCTGATCCTGTTAAAGAATTGTACAGAAAACAGTATCTTGAAAGATTGAAAATGCTGAATACATCATTCAGTAAGCTTATATGA
- a CDS encoding YfhO family protein, with translation MTYETNSSGDHLAVFSEIYYDEGWNAYVDGKKVDYVRADYVLRAMKIPAGKHQVEWKFEPEVVATGNGQSGRFNFIDSVFSWCYVYKEIQSAKAE, from the coding sequence CTGACCTACGAAACAAATTCGTCGGGTGACCATCTGGCTGTTTTTTCAGAGATCTATTATGATGAAGGCTGGAATGCTTATGTTGATGGTAAAAAAGTTGACTATGTGCGTGCGGATTATGTTTTACGTGCAATGAAAATTCCTGCAGGTAAGCATCAGGTTGAATGGAAATTTGAGCCGGAAGTAGTTGCAACAGGGAATGGTCAGTCTGGCAGGTTCAATTTTATTGATTCTGTTTTTTCTTGGTGTTATGTATACAAAGAGATTCAATCGGCTAAAGCGGAGTAG
- a CDS encoding glycosyltransferase yields the protein MPDARLGWVRFAVKAASDIIEKEKVDTVFISSPPHSSQLIGLELKKYKIRWIADMRDPWTDIYYYHDLLHTKYAAKRDAVYERQVLENADEVISVSDPINKLFLAKSEKLRAEKFHVIPNGFDRDDFNLNNKAVNKKLHLAYVGTMADNYRPLTLFKAIKKLVDEFSLNKDTIAITLVGSSATTLNSILQETELTALTEFIPHVDHAAAIEFMQKADILMLIIPDVENNEGS from the coding sequence CTGCCGGATGCCAGATTAGGTTGGGTACGCTTTGCTGTTAAAGCTGCATCTGATATCATTGAAAAAGAAAAAGTGGATACTGTATTTATTTCTTCGCCGCCGCATAGCAGTCAGCTTATCGGACTGGAATTGAAGAAGTATAAGATCCGCTGGATAGCAGATATGCGGGATCCATGGACAGACATCTATTACTATCATGATCTACTTCATACAAAGTATGCAGCAAAACGTGACGCAGTATATGAGCGACAAGTTCTTGAAAATGCAGATGAAGTAATAAGTGTGAGTGATCCGATCAATAAATTATTCCTTGCGAAATCAGAGAAACTCCGGGCGGAGAAATTTCATGTTATACCGAATGGGTTTGATAGAGATGATTTTAATCTGAATAATAAAGCAGTTAATAAGAAATTGCATTTGGCATATGTTGGAACAATGGCAGATAATTACAGACCGTTAACATTGTTCAAAGCAATAAAAAAACTAGTAGATGAGTTTTCACTTAACAAGGATACGATTGCAATTACTCTTGTTGGTTCATCCGCTACAACGCTGAATTCAATTTTACAAGAGACTGAACTTACTGCTTTAACAGAATTTATTCCGCATGTGGATCATGCAGCGGCAATTGAATTTATGCAGAAAGCAGATATACTGATGCTTATTATTCCTGACGTTGAGAATAACGAAGGATCTTAA
- a CDS encoding HipA N-terminal domain-containing protein, with protein sequence MKVAEIYCNGILAGLLTEENRRSFIFRYEDSYFNDISKPAVSLTLSKIQQEYRSEFLFPFFSNMAAEGANLAIQSRYLKIDEADILSLLGATAKSDSIGAISVKLRDQK encoded by the coding sequence ATGAAAGTAGCAGAAATATATTGCAATGGTATTTTGGCTGGATTGTTAACAGAAGAAAATCGAAGAAGTTTTATATTCAGATATGAAGATTCTTATTTCAATGATATCAGTAAGCCTGCTGTAAGTTTAACTCTTTCTAAAATTCAACAGGAATATCGAAGTGAATTCTTATTTCCTTTTTTTAGTAACATGGCTGCAGAAGGAGCGAACCTTGCCATACAAAGTCGTTATTTAAAAATTGATGAGGCAGATATTTTAAGTTTACTTGGAGCAACTGCCAAGAGTGATAGTATTGGTGCAATAAGCGTAAAACTGAGAGATCAAAAATGA
- the cphA gene encoding cyanophycin synthetase: MNILDIRVMKGPNYWSIRRHKLVVMKLDIEELEDLPTNKIAGFSERLEKVFPSMYSHECSEGHAGGFFKRVKEGTWMGHVVEHLALEIQTLAGMDCGFGRTRSTGQHGVYNVVFNYMEEKVGFYAARAAVRIADALVKNIHYDLSEDIQRMREIREDDRLGPSTGSIVDEAIKRKIPWIRLNKHSLVQLGYGKNQHRIQATVASTTSSIAVEVACDKEETKNLLEAASIPVPRGRVVYDEEDLDTAVKRIGYPIVLKPVGGNHGRGATINVQNWEEAKEALALAKRVSRGVIVEKFITGYDYRLLVVNYKFIAGAKRTPAMVTGDGVHTVQQLIEIVNSDPRRGYGHEKVLTAIKIDDTTLAMLQEKNFTLESVIPKGEELHLKRTANLSTGGTSTDVTEIVHPFNVFLAERIARIIGLDICGIDIMSPDIREPLHENGAAVLEVNAGPGFRMHIAPAEGLPRNVAEPVIDMLYPPGSTARIPIIAVSGTNGKTTTTRLIAHIVKTMGHRVGFTTTDGIYIQNQMVEKGDCTGPLSAEFVLRDPTVDFAVLECARGGILKAGLGFHNCDISIVTNVAADHLGLKDINTLEEMARVKSVVAESILPEGTCILNADDDLVYDMRRNIKGNVALFSLDENNPRIIKHTEGGGLAAIVENGYVTICKGTWKIRIDKVINIPLTFSGKAVFMIQNILPAVLAGFIRGFKVDDIRLALETFIPSPTQTPGRMNMFQFRNFNVMVDYAHNPAGFQAIARFLDRIEAKPKVGIIAGVGDRRDEDIIQLGTVASQMFDEIIIRQDKNLRGRSESEIIDLMMKGIQSDDPKKKVMIIPKESEAIDHAIKNAKKGAFIVICSDVVPDALDQILKYKEAEDNFSIHKEDIPSPSTI, translated from the coding sequence ATGAATATACTTGACATAAGGGTCATGAAAGGCCCGAATTATTGGTCTATACGTCGTCACAAATTAGTTGTGATGAAATTAGATATTGAAGAGCTTGAAGATCTACCTACAAATAAGATTGCAGGTTTCTCGGAAAGACTGGAAAAAGTTTTTCCTTCAATGTATTCGCATGAATGTTCCGAAGGACATGCAGGCGGATTTTTTAAAAGAGTGAAAGAAGGTACATGGATGGGTCACGTAGTGGAACATCTTGCTCTGGAAATCCAGACACTTGCCGGAATGGATTGTGGATTTGGTCGTACCCGTAGTACAGGACAACATGGTGTTTACAATGTTGTTTTTAATTACATGGAAGAAAAAGTCGGCTTCTATGCTGCACGTGCTGCTGTGAGAATTGCAGATGCTCTGGTAAAAAATATTCATTACGATCTTTCAGAAGATATTCAACGAATGCGTGAGATCCGTGAAGATGATCGTCTTGGTCCTTCAACAGGTTCTATTGTTGACGAAGCGATCAAAAGAAAAATTCCATGGATAAGATTGAATAAACATTCACTTGTCCAGCTTGGTTACGGAAAAAATCAGCATCGCATACAAGCCACAGTTGCAAGTACAACTTCTTCTATTGCTGTTGAAGTTGCATGCGACAAAGAAGAAACTAAAAATCTCCTCGAAGCAGCATCAATTCCCGTTCCGCGTGGAAGAGTAGTGTACGATGAAGAAGATCTTGATACTGCTGTAAAAAGAATCGGATATCCGATCGTATTAAAACCTGTAGGTGGAAATCACGGTCGCGGCGCAACTATCAATGTGCAAAACTGGGAAGAAGCAAAGGAAGCTCTTGCTCTTGCTAAACGTGTTTCGCGTGGTGTGATCGTTGAGAAATTTATTACGGGTTATGATTATCGTTTACTGGTCGTAAACTATAAATTCATCGCCGGTGCGAAACGTACTCCTGCAATGGTAACAGGTGATGGTGTTCACACAGTTCAACAGCTCATAGAAATTGTAAACAGTGATCCTCGTCGCGGATATGGTCATGAGAAAGTTCTTACTGCAATAAAAATTGATGATACTACACTTGCAATGTTGCAGGAGAAAAATTTCACTCTTGAATCTGTAATTCCTAAAGGTGAAGAACTTCATCTTAAACGTACTGCCAATCTTTCTACAGGTGGTACGTCAACTGACGTAACTGAAATTGTACATCCGTTCAATGTATTCCTAGCTGAACGAATTGCCCGTATCATCGGACTTGATATTTGCGGTATCGATATTATGAGTCCGGATATCCGTGAACCACTTCACGAAAACGGTGCAGCGGTACTTGAAGTAAATGCAGGTCCGGGTTTCCGGATGCACATCGCTCCGGCTGAAGGTTTGCCACGTAACGTTGCTGAGCCGGTGATCGATATGTTATATCCTCCGGGAAGTACTGCACGGATTCCTATCATAGCAGTTTCCGGTACAAATGGAAAAACTACAACTACAAGATTGATCGCTCACATTGTAAAGACAATGGGACATAGAGTTGGATTTACTACTACTGATGGAATTTACATTCAGAATCAGATGGTGGAGAAAGGTGATTGTACCGGACCACTCAGCGCTGAATTTGTATTACGTGATCCAACTGTCGATTTCGCAGTACTTGAATGTGCACGTGGCGGAATTCTGAAAGCCGGTTTAGGTTTTCATAATTGCGATATCAGTATTGTTACAAATGTTGCAGCAGATCACCTTGGATTAAAAGATATCAATACACTCGAAGAAATGGCACGTGTAAAAAGTGTTGTTGCTGAAAGTATATTGCCTGAAGGAACTTGTATCCTGAATGCAGATGACGATCTGGTTTATGATATGCGAAGAAATATTAAAGGTAATGTCGCACTGTTCAGTCTTGATGAAAATAATCCTCGTATCATAAAACATACAGAAGGCGGTGGACTTGCAGCAATAGTTGAAAACGGATATGTTACTATTTGTAAAGGTACATGGAAGATCAGAATTGATAAGGTGATCAACATTCCATTGACGTTCTCCGGTAAAGCAGTGTTCATGATTCAGAATATTCTTCCTGCTGTCTTAGCAGGATTTATCCGAGGATTCAAAGTGGACGATATTCGGTTAGCGCTTGAAACATTTATTCCTTCACCAACACAAACACCTGGACGGATGAATATGTTCCAGTTCCGTAATTTCAATGTGATGGTCGACTATGCACATAACCCTGCAGGATTCCAGGCGATCGCTCGTTTCTTAGATAGAATAGAGGCGAAGCCAAAAGTTGGTATCATTGCCGGTGTAGGTGACAGAAGAGATGAAGACATTATTCAACTTGGAACTGTAGCTTCTCAAATGTTTGATGAGATCATTATTCGTCAGGATAAAAATCTCCGTGGAAGAAGTGAATCAGAGATCATTGATCTGATGATGAAAGGAATTCAATCCGATGATCCGAAAAAGAAAGTGATGATCATTCCGAAAGAATCTGAAGCTATCGATCATGCAATCAAGAATGCGAAAAAAGGTGCATTCATTGTGATCTGTAGTGATGTTGTTCCTGATGCATTGGATCAGATTTTAAAATACAAAGAAGCGGAAGATAATTTTTCGATTCATAAAGAAGATATTCCATCTCCTTCTACAATTTAA
- a CDS encoding helix-turn-helix transcriptional regulator, translating into MHHDHLISTIKKRRETLNINQEALAELANIGLRTLKQIESGRGNPTINTLQKLADVLGMELKLEVIKK; encoded by the coding sequence ATGCACCACGACCATCTAATTTCAACGATTAAAAAAAGGCGAGAAACCTTGAATATTAACCAAGAGGCATTGGCTGAACTTGCGAATATTGGTTTGCGAACACTTAAACAAATTGAAAGTGGCAGAGGAAATCCAACTATTAATACTCTTCAAAAATTAGCTGATGTACTTGGTATGGAATTGAAGCTTGAAGTAATTAAAAAATAG
- a CDS encoding T9SS type A sorting domain-containing protein, translating to MIRTDSAGVLLWEKSYGGASYDWLNSIKVTTDGGVIMCGFVYNNGGDITVNIGAIDIWIVKTDTSGNIEWEKSYGGTGNDWGFAITQSSDGGYAFAALTESNDSMVTGWHGGHDYWIVKLDSAGNLQWQKALGGAMVDECYDILETPDNGYLIAGTTNSDDGDLVQNYGLLDFNVMKVNSSGDFEWSETYGGTLTDWGMSIIADGNGDYILAGSSKSSDIDMTSNAGGWDLCLLKLTSSFNTIKGKYFYDNNNNLVFDSGDLPVTNQMVSDTGGNLISFTNINGDYRMITVDTGTFVIEPRSLNYYSTLPASHTINFPVVGQIDSLNDFSAVIIPGIYDLNVNIIPLNRYRPGFNVSYLITYSNIGTEPVNGRIVMILDTNLIYTSASITPDTVNGDTLIWSSLTLAIQESGQITVNSILDPLTLIGTNILTDAAINTPAGITDEDSLNNYSSWADDVTGSYDPNDKAVSVSKIYTNQLPNVPFLDYLIRFQNTGNDTAFTVVVRDTMSQLLDMSTFATINSSHTVEIDYQPLSRVLAFTFSNILLADSNVNEPMSHGFIHFKVKPITNLVDGDEIGNTAGIYFDFNPPVITNTAVTQILLPTRINQISDFKFGLYPNPSIGKVTVTLGENYINKKALIQIVNSLGEIVYSKSEALSKNKIDLNTSDLATGLYIVRVVIDDKTSSKQFIKQ from the coding sequence TTGATAAGAACAGATTCAGCCGGAGTCCTTTTATGGGAAAAATCATATGGAGGAGCTAGTTATGATTGGCTGAATTCAATCAAAGTTACAACTGATGGCGGCGTAATAATGTGTGGTTTCGTTTATAATAATGGCGGAGACATTACAGTTAACATTGGAGCCATTGATATATGGATTGTTAAAACTGATACTTCGGGTAATATTGAATGGGAAAAATCGTATGGAGGGACAGGAAATGACTGGGGATTTGCAATAACTCAATCCAGCGATGGGGGGTATGCATTTGCTGCATTAACAGAATCAAATGATAGTATGGTTACAGGTTGGCATGGTGGACATGATTACTGGATCGTAAAACTTGATTCTGCAGGTAATTTACAGTGGCAAAAAGCACTTGGTGGAGCAATGGTAGATGAATGTTATGATATACTTGAGACTCCGGATAATGGTTACCTAATTGCCGGTACCACAAATAGTGACGATGGCGACTTGGTACAGAATTACGGTTTACTTGACTTCAATGTAATGAAGGTTAATTCAAGTGGAGATTTTGAATGGTCGGAAACTTATGGAGGTACCTTAACTGACTGGGGAATGTCAATCATCGCTGATGGCAATGGGGATTATATTCTTGCAGGAAGTTCAAAGTCTTCTGATATTGATATGACTTCAAATGCCGGAGGTTGGGATCTTTGTTTGCTGAAATTAACTTCATCATTCAATACGATCAAAGGAAAATATTTTTACGATAACAATAATAATCTTGTTTTTGATTCAGGTGATCTGCCGGTAACAAATCAAATGGTAAGTGATACAGGTGGAAATTTGATTTCATTTACAAACATCAATGGAGATTATAGAATGATTACTGTAGATACAGGAACTTTTGTAATTGAACCCAGAAGTTTAAATTATTATTCAACTTTACCGGCAAGTCATACAATTAACTTTCCAGTTGTTGGTCAGATTGATTCTTTAAATGATTTTTCTGCAGTGATAATTCCTGGTATTTACGATCTTAATGTAAATATTATCCCATTGAATAGATATCGTCCCGGATTTAATGTCAGTTATCTCATTACATATTCAAACATTGGAACAGAACCTGTGAATGGAAGAATTGTCATGATACTTGATACAAATTTAATTTATACAAGTGCAAGTATAACTCCTGATACGGTTAATGGCGACACATTGATATGGAGCTCCCTTACATTGGCAATCCAGGAATCAGGGCAAATTACAGTAAATTCTATTCTTGATCCTTTAACGTTAATTGGGACAAATATTTTAACAGATGCGGCAATCAATACTCCAGCAGGGATAACAGATGAAGATAGCCTTAATAACTATTCAAGTTGGGCTGATGATGTAACAGGATCATATGATCCAAATGATAAAGCAGTTTCAGTTTCCAAGATCTATACAAATCAACTTCCAAATGTTCCATTTCTGGATTACCTCATTCGATTCCAGAATACTGGAAATGATACTGCATTCACAGTTGTCGTTCGTGATACAATGTCACAGTTGTTGGATATGAGTACATTTGCAACAATTAATTCAAGTCATACTGTTGAAATTGATTATCAGCCTTTGTCACGCGTTCTCGCATTTACTTTCTCTAATATTCTTTTGGCTGATAGCAATGTTAATGAACCTATGAGTCATGGATTTATTCATTTCAAAGTGAAACCAATTACTAATTTGGTTGATGGAGATGAAATTGGAAACACAGCGGGTATTTATTTCGATTTCAATCCGCCTGTTATCACTAACACTGCAGTAACACAAATCCTGTTGCCGACAAGAATCAATCAAATCAGTGATTTCAAATTTGGATTATATCCAAACCCATCAATAGGTAAAGTAACTGTAACATTAGGTGAAAATTATATCAATAAGAAAGCATTAATTCAGATTGTCAATTCTCTCGGCGAAATTGTATATTCTAAATCAGAAGCTCTTTCAAAAAACAAAATTGATCTTAACACTTCTGATCTTGCAACCGGCTTATATATTGTACGAGTAGTGATCGATGATAAAACTTCTTCAAAACAATTCATTAAACAATAA
- the asnB gene encoding asparagine synthase (glutamine-hydrolyzing), whose product MCGISGFIDSNLSNEQAEKTIGSMLESIAHRGPDARSTWINLPVVLGLNRLSIIDLSPDGVQPMHYFDSVIVFNGEIYNYIEVREELISKGYKFSTQSDTEVILAAYREYGTSCVDKFLGMWAFALWDKKKNELFCSRDRFGIKPFYYIFENGRFYFGSEYKALKKSPLFTNNLNLDQVSRGLQLGWVCYGEETYYTKLKSLPAACNLLYKQGDVEINRYWDIDATKKCTLSEEEKYNKFRELFLDSIRLHMRADVEIGGCLSGGLDSSAIAASVSKLFPEINFKTFTIYYEGKDSVDERPWVNEVLKENSSLKEFTYSPTDKDLIDNYERAFYHADVPLAGSSPISQYFVMQLAGKNKIRVLLDGQGSDEYLAGYMHSFYRLVGGLISKGNLLEAHKQFYAHASIQEFSGKKKLDSAAKSLLTVFQNENSLYNFEYRKYFPFLLKSTNSDLVLKDFNSSRLNQFLYHLTFNTSLPSLLQYEDRNSMAFSIESRVPFLDHRLVEFVFSLNDDDKFSQGITKKVLRNALKSILPSKIAGRMDKKGFVTPGEIKWLRGPLKNLTKIDLTKIDFIDENKARKVIKNFENGDNKNATLMWRICTLNHWLNN is encoded by the coding sequence ATGTGCGGAATTTCGGGATTTATAGATAGTAATTTATCAAACGAACAGGCAGAGAAAACGATTGGTTCGATGCTGGAAAGCATTGCCCATCGCGGACCGGATGCCCGATCGACATGGATAAATTTACCTGTTGTTCTTGGTCTTAACCGGTTAAGTATAATAGACCTTAGTCCTGATGGAGTTCAACCCATGCATTACTTTGATTCAGTGATCGTATTCAATGGCGAGATCTATAATTATATTGAAGTAAGAGAAGAGCTCATTAGTAAAGGATATAAATTTTCAACACAATCAGATACTGAAGTAATACTTGCCGCTTATCGTGAATACGGCACATCATGTGTAGATAAATTTCTGGGCATGTGGGCATTTGCCCTATGGGATAAAAAGAAAAATGAACTTTTCTGTTCAAGAGACCGCTTCGGCATAAAACCTTTTTATTACATTTTTGAGAATGGAAGATTCTATTTCGGATCCGAATACAAAGCCCTGAAAAAATCGCCATTGTTTACCAACAACCTCAACCTCGACCAGGTAAGCAGAGGATTGCAACTGGGATGGGTTTGTTATGGGGAGGAGACGTATTATACGAAATTGAAATCATTGCCTGCAGCATGTAATTTATTATATAAACAAGGTGATGTTGAGATCAATCGGTATTGGGATATTGATGCAACAAAGAAGTGTACCCTTTCAGAAGAAGAAAAATATAATAAATTCAGAGAATTATTTTTAGATAGTATCCGGCTGCACATGCGTGCTGATGTTGAGATTGGTGGATGTTTAAGTGGTGGACTTGATAGTTCTGCAATAGCCGCATCAGTTTCAAAACTGTTTCCGGAAATTAATTTCAAAACATTCACTATTTATTACGAAGGAAAAGATAGTGTAGACGAACGTCCTTGGGTAAATGAAGTTTTGAAAGAAAACTCTTCATTGAAAGAATTTACTTATTCTCCTACTGATAAAGATTTGATTGATAATTATGAAAGAGCTTTTTATCATGCAGATGTACCTTTAGCAGGCTCTTCGCCAATTTCACAATACTTCGTAATGCAATTGGCCGGTAAAAATAAGATCAGAGTTTTATTGGATGGACAAGGTTCAGATGAGTATCTGGCAGGTTACATGCATTCATTTTATCGTTTAGTAGGAGGGTTGATTTCTAAAGGAAATTTGTTGGAAGCACATAAGCAATTTTATGCACATGCAAGTATCCAGGAGTTTTCCGGAAAAAAGAAGTTAGATTCTGCAGCTAAAAGTTTGCTTACGGTTTTTCAGAATGAAAATTCGCTTTACAATTTTGAATATAGAAAGTACTTTCCATTTTTATTAAAATCAACAAATTCAGATTTGGTATTGAAAGATTTTAACTCATCACGTTTGAATCAGTTTCTGTATCACTTAACATTCAATACTTCTTTACCATCATTATTACAATACGAGGATCGCAATTCAATGGCATTCTCAATTGAGTCACGTGTTCCTTTTCTTGATCACAGATTAGTAGAATTTGTTTTTTCTTTAAATGATGACGATAAATTTTCTCAAGGAATTACAAAGAAAGTATTGCGCAATGCTCTAAAAAGTATTCTACCTTCTAAAATTGCCGGACGGATGGACAAAAAAGGATTCGTCACGCCAGGAGAAATAAAATGGCTTCGGGGACCGCTGAAAAATTTAACCAAAATTGATTTAACTAAAATTGATTTTATCGATGAAAATAAAGCCCGGAAAGTGATTAAAAACTTTGAAAACGGAGATAATAAGAATGCTACACTTATGTGGAGAATTTGCACACTAAATCATTGGTTGAATAATTAG